TGCAACGCCAGCGTTCGGGGCACATCTTCTTCATCACCTCGGTGGCCGCAACAAAAGCTTTCGAACACTCGTCGATCTACTGCATGTCGAAATTCGGGCAGCGTGGTCTGGTCGAAACATTACGTCTGTACGCAAGGAAGAGCAACGTACGGATCACCGACGTCCAGCCGGGAGCAGCACTTACGCCAATGTGGGGCGAGGTGAACGACGAAATACAGTCGCTGATGATGATGCCGGAAGATGTCGCCGCGCCCGTCGTGCAAGCCTACCTGCAACCGGCGAGAACCGTGGTCGAAGAGATCGTGCTGCGGCCCACCGGCGGCGATTTGCAGGACGAGTGAAGAGCATGGACGCTGTGGACGAAGTGGACGTTGTCGACACAGGAACGGTGCAACTGTTCCAATTATCAACAATTCCGGTTATCTTCCGGTTCTTGAAATCATAACCAGTGAACAGCATCATCATGAGTCTGAAGGAAAGAATCGACCAGGAACTGAAAGAAGCAATGAAGAGCGGCGACAAGATTCGTCTCAACGCCATTCGTTCCATCCGGGCTGCGCTGCTTGAAAAGGAGGTTTCGATCAGGGTCGGCGGCAAGGCCGTGCTGAGCGAGGAGCAGGAAATCGAAGTGCTCACGGGGCTGGCCAAGCGGCGTCGCGACGCTATCGAACAGTTCACGGCGGGCAACCGCCCTGACCTTGCCGAAACCGAGGCTGCCGAGCTGAAGGTGCTCGAAGAGTACCTGCCGCAGCAGCTCTCCGACGAAGAGGTCGAGGCAGCGATTCGCGAGATCATCGCGCAAACTGGCGCGACCTCAATGAAGGAGATGGGCAAGGTGATGGGCCTTGCCATGAAAGCGCTCAAGGGCAAGGCCGACGGCGGCAAAGTACAGAACTTCGTGAAATCGCTGCTCTCAGCATAACCGCCCAAGACCATGCTCGATATAAATTATATACGCCAGAATCCTGACGATGTGAAGGAGATGCTGCGCCGCCGCCAGCAGGGCGACGACGTGCCAAAGGTTGACCTGCTGCTTGAACGTGATACCGAGCGCAAGGCGATGGTGCAAGAGACCGACGACCTCAAGGCGCTGCGCAACCGTGTCTCGAAGGAGATCGCCAACATCAAGCGCACCGGCCAGGGATCGGGCGAGGAGCTGATCGCCCAGATGAAAGAGGTCTCCGACCAGATCGCCGATCTCGATCTGGCGCTCTCGACGCTCGAAGCCGACATGGAGGAGCTGCTCTTGACGCTGCCCAACCGCCTGCACGAAAGCGTGCCGGAGGGGCGTTCCGCCGAAGAGAATGTGCTCTGCAAAGGGCCGGTTTCGTTCGAGCACGATCTCGACTTCCCGGTCAAAAACCACCTCGAACTCGGCAAAAGCCTCGGATTACTCGACTTCGAACGCGGCGCGAAGATCAGCGGCGCGGGCTTTCCGGTCTACACCGGCAAGGGTGCGCGGCTGGAGCGGGCGCTCATCAACTTCATGCTCGACACCCACAGCGCTAACCACGGCTACACCGAGGTATTCCCGCCCTTCATGGTGAACCAGGAGTCCCTGCGCGGCACCGGCCAGTGGCCCAAGTTCGCCGACCAGGTCTATCACATGCCGGAGGACGGACTGTACGCCATCCCGACCGCCGAGGTGCCGGTGACCAACCTGCATCGCGGCGAGATGCTCGACGCGGCGAACCTGCCCATCGCCTACGCCGCATACTCAGCCTGCTTCCGGCGAGAGGCGGGCAGCTACGGCAAGGACACGCGCGGCTTCCTGCGGGTGCACCAGTTCAACAAGGTGGAGATGGTGCGCTTCACGCGGCCCGAAGCGTCGTACGAAGCGCTCGAAGAGATTCTCGGCCACGCCGAAGCGATCCTCTGCGCACTCAGGATTCCCTACCGCGTCATCACGCTGTGCAGCGGCGACATCAGCGCCAACGCTGCAAAGTGCTACGACATCGAGGTGTGGTCGCCAGCGGAGAACAAATATCTGGAGGCATCGAGCGTCTCGAACTTCGAGGATTACCAGGCCCGCCGCTCGAACATCCGCTTCAAGCCCGGCGGCAAAGCCAAGCCGGAGTTCGTGCATACGCTGAACGGCTCGGGCCTGGCCACTTCGCGCCTGATGGTCTCGCTGCTCGAACATTACCAGACCGCCGACGGCAAGATCATGGTGCCGGAGGTGCTGAGGCCCTACACGGGGTTCGATGTGATCGGGTGAGGGTAAAAAGTGGACGTTGTGGACTGAGTGGACGACGTGGACAAAGAATCGGAGGCGCGGCAAAATACCGCGCCTCTTTGCTTTTTAGCCCCCGATTTTCTCCTTGAACTCGCAGACCATGCGGCTGACGGTGTCGGTGTCGATGAGGAAGGCGTCG
This genomic window from Chlorobaculum limnaeum contains:
- the serS gene encoding serine--tRNA ligase, with amino-acid sequence MLDINYIRQNPDDVKEMLRRRQQGDDVPKVDLLLERDTERKAMVQETDDLKALRNRVSKEIANIKRTGQGSGEELIAQMKEVSDQIADLDLALSTLEADMEELLLTLPNRLHESVPEGRSAEENVLCKGPVSFEHDLDFPVKNHLELGKSLGLLDFERGAKISGAGFPVYTGKGARLERALINFMLDTHSANHGYTEVFPPFMVNQESLRGTGQWPKFADQVYHMPEDGLYAIPTAEVPVTNLHRGEMLDAANLPIAYAAYSACFRREAGSYGKDTRGFLRVHQFNKVEMVRFTRPEASYEALEEILGHAEAILCALRIPYRVITLCSGDISANAAKCYDIEVWSPAENKYLEASSVSNFEDYQARRSNIRFKPGGKAKPEFVHTLNGSGLATSRLMVSLLEHYQTADGKIMVPEVLRPYTGFDVIG
- a CDS encoding GatB/YqeY domain-containing protein, with translation MSLKERIDQELKEAMKSGDKIRLNAIRSIRAALLEKEVSIRVGGKAVLSEEQEIEVLTGLAKRRRDAIEQFTAGNRPDLAETEAAELKVLEEYLPQQLSDEEVEAAIREIIAQTGATSMKEMGKVMGLAMKALKGKADGGKVQNFVKSLLSA